Below is a genomic region from Xylophilus sp. GW821-FHT01B05.
AAGACCACCGCGCGGCCGGTGTGCTTGCGCAGGTGCGGCTCCATCGCGGCGGGCTTGATCACGGCGCCGTCGGGGCAGATATTGCCGCGCAGCACAGCCAGGCTGTCCTTTTGCGTGACCGGGTTGGCCAGCGGGCGGATCACCTCGTCGTTGTAGACCTTGGCGCCTTCGATGTTCTCGCCCAGGGTCTTGCCGGTGATGGTCAGGCAGCTGCGGTCGAGCTTGTCGCCCAGGCGCTCCAGCAGCGCGCGCAGGCCGCCGGCGTAGTAGAAGTCTTCCATCAGGAAGCGGCCCGAGGGGCGCAGGTCGGCCAGCAGCGGGATGGTGCGCGCAATGGCGTCGAAGCGGTCCAGGTCCAGGTCCACGCCGGCACGCCGCGCCATGGCGATCAGGTGCACGATGGAGTTGGTCGAGCCGCCCAGCGCCACGGCCGTGGTGACGGCGTTGTTGAAGGAGGCCGCCGTGAGGATGTCGGAGGGCTTCAGGTCTTCCCACACCATGTCGACGATGCGCTTGCCGGTGAGCGTGGCCATCTGCGCGTGGCGCGAATCCGGCGCCGGGATGCTGGCCGCGCCCGGCAGCGTCAGGCCCAGCGCCTCGGCGCAGCTGGTCATGGTGCTGGCCGTGCCCATGGTCATGCAGTGGCCGGGCGAGCGGGCAATGCCGTCTTCCACGTCCTGCCAGTCGTCCTCGTTGATGTTGCCGGCGCGCAGCTCGGCCCAGTACTTCCAGGTGTCCGAGCCCGAGCCCAGGTACTCGCCCTTGTAGTCGCCGCGCAGCATCGGGCCGGCGGGCACGAAGATGGTCGGCAGATCCATCGAGATCGCGCCCATCACCAGCGCCGGCGTGGTCTTGTCGCAGCCGCCCATCAGCACCACGCCGTCGGCCGGGTAGGAGCGCAGGTTTTCTTCCGTCTCCAGCGCCAGCAGGTTGCGGTAGAGCATGGTGGTGGGCTTCTGGAACGGCTCGGACAGCGTCATGGCCGGCAGCTCCACCGGGAAGCCGCCCGCCTGCCAGATGCCGCGCTTGACCTCTTCCACCCGCTGCTTGAAGTGGGTGTGGCAGGGGTTGATGTCGCTCCAGGTGTTGATGATCACGATCACCGGCTTGCCCGCGTAGTCGCTGCGGTGGTAGCCCATCTGCGCGGTGCGCGAGCGGTGGCCAAAGGAGCGAAGGTCCTTCACGCCATACCAGCGATGGCTGCGGAGTTCTTCGGGGGTCTTGCGTTTGGAGTCGGTCATGGGGCGGTCGGGGCGGGTTGCATGAGAGGGATGACGTCACATGATAGCGCTATCATTCGCCCTTCAATAGAGGGAAAACGCCGGGTCCACGGCTGACGCAAGGCAAGCGCCATCATTTTTGGTAAAAAGTGCCCCTAGCCCTTATGCAGACCGGGCTATTAGCTATCTATTTAATAGCTATTACTGAAGCAAGCACTTGCCCATGCCCAGGCTGCGGACCTCATAGCCCAGCAGCCTCAGGCCCTCAAGCCCCGTGGCACTTCTTGAACTTCTTGCCGCTGCCGCAATGGCAAGGGTCGTTGCGGCCCGGCTGGTTGGCGTCGCGGCGGATGGTCTCCACGCGCGGGCCCATGCTCTTCCACAGGCGGCGCAGGTCATACACCGCCCAGATGGCTTCGCCATAGGCATCGAGCCGCGCTTCGCTGACGCTGGGCGGGCCGTCTTCGCTGAACATGCTGAAGGCGGG
It encodes:
- the araD gene encoding L-arabinonate dehydratase, encoding MTDSKRKTPEELRSHRWYGVKDLRSFGHRSRTAQMGYHRSDYAGKPVIVIINTWSDINPCHTHFKQRVEEVKRGIWQAGGFPVELPAMTLSEPFQKPTTMLYRNLLALETEENLRSYPADGVVLMGGCDKTTPALVMGAISMDLPTIFVPAGPMLRGDYKGEYLGSGSDTWKYWAELRAGNINEDDWQDVEDGIARSPGHCMTMGTASTMTSCAEALGLTLPGAASIPAPDSRHAQMATLTGKRIVDMVWEDLKPSDILTAASFNNAVTTAVALGGSTNSIVHLIAMARRAGVDLDLDRFDAIARTIPLLADLRPSGRFLMEDFYYAGGLRALLERLGDKLDRSCLTITGKTLGENIEGAKVYNDEVIRPLANPVTQKDSLAVLRGNICPDGAVIKPAAMEPHLRKHTGRAVVFKDQADLYARIDAPDLPVTKDSVIVLQHAGPQGAPGMPEWGQLPIPQKLLKEGVRDMLRISDARMSGTSYGACVLHVTPESFIGGPLAFVRDGDEITLDVDARLLHLHISDEEMAARKAAWVAPKPHFTRGFGKIYLKHIKQANEGCDFDFLETEPATEEAGDPIIR